Proteins encoded by one window of Pyrinomonadaceae bacterium:
- a CDS encoding SET domain-containing protein: protein MKRTKTGLGLFATRPIPKGKRIIEYFGPFLPNEEVEKSNGKYFFGVNTKWSIDGSRRENLARYINHSCRPNAEAYVSQRRRVWIWSRKKIKPGEEIAYDYGKEYFEGIIEPIGCKCEKCGAPKSKVRSPKSKNRSKVQRPKSNVR, encoded by the coding sequence GTGAAACGAACCAAGACCGGACTGGGGTTATTCGCCACCCGTCCGATACCCAAGGGTAAGCGAATCATCGAATACTTCGGACCGTTCCTGCCCAACGAAGAAGTTGAGAAGAGCAACGGCAAATATTTCTTCGGCGTTAATACGAAGTGGTCGATTGATGGCAGCCGGCGCGAAAACCTCGCGCGCTATATCAATCACTCGTGCCGGCCAAATGCTGAGGCCTATGTCTCGCAACGGCGGCGCGTGTGGATTTGGTCAAGGAAGAAGATCAAGCCGGGCGAGGAAATTGCCTACGATTACGGCAAAGAGTATTTCGAAGGAATCATCGAGCCGATAGGGTGTAAATGTGAGAAGTGCGGCGCTCCGAAGTCCAAAGTCCGAAGTCCAAAGTCCAAGAATAGGTCCAAAGTCCAACGTCCAAAGTCCAATGTCCGCTAA
- a CDS encoding DUF309 domain-containing protein, translating into MTTPSYTEPHILAYPVEYLAGIDLYNAGEFHAAHDAWEERWMGPVAPDEKLFLQAMIQSAVAFHHLQIGRPGAARQMYLAAKEKFGRLGCQVFMSLDLEDYQAQLDRALSWLTSVPDPREIEQPPIEPPVIRLIAAVDAEFV; encoded by the coding sequence ATGACTACACCTTCATACACTGAGCCGCACATACTTGCGTACCCGGTCGAGTATCTGGCGGGCATCGACCTGTACAACGCCGGCGAGTTCCACGCCGCACACGATGCGTGGGAAGAACGTTGGATGGGGCCGGTAGCGCCGGATGAAAAACTTTTCCTTCAGGCGATGATTCAATCGGCGGTTGCTTTTCACCATCTGCAAATCGGCCGGCCCGGCGCGGCACGACAGATGTACCTGGCGGCGAAAGAAAAGTTCGGGCGGCTCGGTTGTCAGGTTTTCATGTCGCTCGATCTTGAAGACTATCAAGCGCAGCTTGACCGCGCCTTGTCCTGGCTGACGAGCGTTCCTGACCCGCGCGAGATCGAACAACCTCCGATCGAACCCCCGGTGATCAGACTGATCGCGGCGGTGGATGCCGAATTTGTATGA
- a CDS encoding DUF4149 domain-containing protein, producing MTVRILLRTVSLLLLGVWLGAAIFFSAAVAPNVFAVLRGAELANAATLAGSIVTRLLAIINKGGFEIALLLLVISFFTTRGQKPMRRIAEMLSLAIMAIMTAVGHWVVAARLATLRAAMQLPIDQIATADPRRIEFDTLHRYSVAMLGVAIVAALIAFVLMASRKSVPPASAGGLRTQD from the coding sequence ATGACCGTGAGAATTCTCCTGCGAACTGTCAGCCTGTTGTTGTTGGGCGTGTGGCTCGGGGCGGCAATTTTCTTCAGCGCCGCAGTAGCGCCGAATGTTTTCGCCGTGCTGCGCGGCGCAGAGCTGGCGAACGCCGCTACGCTCGCGGGTTCAATCGTCACGCGCCTGCTCGCGATCATCAATAAGGGCGGATTCGAAATCGCCCTGCTCCTGCTGGTAATCAGTTTCTTCACGACCCGCGGGCAAAAGCCGATGCGGCGAATTGCCGAGATGCTTTCGCTCGCGATTATGGCTATCATGACAGCCGTCGGACATTGGGTGGTCGCGGCGCGGCTGGCGACGTTGCGAGCTGCGATGCAGTTACCAATAGATCAGATTGCTACGGCCGATCCGCGACGGATTGAGTTTGATACCCTGCACCGTTATTCCGTCGCGATGCTGGGCGTTGCGATCGTCGCCGCTTTAATTGCGTTCGTGCTGATGGCGAGTCGCAAGTCAGTACCACCTGCGTCAGCAGGTGGGTTAAGAACGCAGGATTAA
- a CDS encoding glycine/sarcosine/betaine reductase selenoprotein B family protein has protein sequence MTPSAHADGTDFIAKSRFVGLIVEIIEQVDQWGRKYDGWKSKRSEDLKGYPFVENTRAPFTPARRAITMTNLALIVSAGAYLDGTDPFDTSAPDGDFNVREIPTNIQLSDLRFAARGYDPAFVQQDANVQVPLERLNEFQLNRVIGQMAPAFWSFSGFIPNAAQFAEQTIPQLLDRLNRYDVQAALLVPASRLCHQSVALAARAIEQTGVPTMCLSVDREALDSVRPPRAGYYEGRYGSVAGEPNWPEHQRRVLDEALRWFEPMGQPGIRKLAVELETKVEVARGER, from the coding sequence TTGACCCCATCCGCTCACGCGGATGGTACTGACTTCATAGCAAAGTCGCGCTTTGTAGGTTTAATCGTGGAAATCATCGAACAAGTCGATCAGTGGGGCCGCAAATACGACGGCTGGAAATCGAAGCGCTCGGAAGATCTGAAGGGCTATCCGTTTGTCGAAAATACGCGCGCGCCGTTCACGCCTGCGCGTCGCGCGATTACCATGACAAACCTCGCGCTGATCGTTTCCGCGGGCGCGTACCTCGACGGCACGGATCCGTTTGACACGAGTGCGCCTGACGGGGATTTCAACGTGCGCGAAATTCCTACCAACATCCAATTAAGCGACTTGCGCTTCGCCGCGCGCGGCTACGATCCGGCCTTTGTTCAGCAGGACGCGAATGTGCAAGTGCCGCTCGAGCGCCTGAACGAATTCCAACTCAATCGCGTCATCGGCCAGATGGCCCCCGCGTTCTGGAGTTTCTCCGGGTTCATTCCCAACGCAGCGCAGTTCGCTGAGCAGACGATCCCGCAGTTGCTCGATCGGCTTAACCGTTACGACGTGCAGGCCGCGCTGCTGGTTCCCGCGTCGCGCCTCTGCCATCAATCGGTTGCGCTGGCCGCGCGCGCGATTGAACAGACTGGCGTACCGACAATGTGCCTGTCCGTTGATCGCGAAGCCCTCGACAGCGTTCGTCCGCCCCGCGCCGGTTATTACGAAGGTCGCTATGGCAGTGTCGCGGGGGAACCAAACTGGCCGGAACACCAGCGACGCGTACTCGACGAGGCCCTGCGTTGGTTCGAGCCGATGGGTCAACCCGGCATTCGCAAACTCGCGGTTGAGCTTGAAACGAAAGTGGAAGTCGCACGCGGCGAGAGATGA
- a CDS encoding SMP-30/gluconolactonase/LRE family protein → MKRVILRLLITATIGIIGYLMLWPVPIDPVAWVPPPAPELTGVYAQNNELAKTVRLPVNHHAPEDVAFDKQDRIYTGADDGYIYRLQPDGSGPEVFTRTYGRPLGLAFDQNGNLIVADSVKGLLSVAPDGKITPLSNQSDGVPFRCTNDLDIAADGTIYFTDASYKFPLTELRADLFEHRPNGRLLAFDPKTGQTRTVLRDLHFANGVAISPDQSFVLVNETGEYAIKRVWLKGEKQGQAETFIDNLPGFPDGIMSNGRDMFWVAIVNRRDQKLDSLLGRPFMRKVVMRLPNFLQPNIKRYGFVLGLDLNGKVIRNLQDPAPEGFAQIANVLEHKGNLYFGSIGESAIGRFPLK, encoded by the coding sequence ATGAAACGTGTCATTCTTCGTCTACTGATCACCGCCACAATCGGGATCATTGGTTATCTCATGTTGTGGCCGGTGCCGATCGACCCGGTGGCCTGGGTCCCGCCGCCCGCGCCGGAACTAACCGGCGTTTACGCGCAGAATAACGAACTCGCGAAAACAGTTCGGTTGCCGGTCAATCATCACGCGCCCGAAGACGTTGCTTTCGACAAGCAGGATCGCATCTATACCGGCGCCGACGACGGATACATCTACCGGCTGCAACCTGACGGCTCCGGGCCAGAGGTTTTCACCCGGACCTACGGCCGGCCGCTCGGCCTGGCATTCGATCAAAATGGGAATTTAATCGTGGCCGATTCCGTCAAAGGATTGTTATCGGTTGCGCCCGACGGAAAGATCACTCCGCTGAGCAACCAGTCCGACGGCGTGCCATTTCGTTGCACCAACGATCTGGACATCGCCGCTGACGGGACAATTTATTTCACCGACGCGTCTTACAAGTTCCCGCTGACAGAACTAAGAGCTGACTTGTTCGAGCATCGGCCGAACGGCCGCTTGCTCGCTTTCGATCCGAAAACGGGACAGACGCGCACGGTGCTCCGCGATTTGCACTTCGCCAACGGCGTAGCGATTAGTCCTGATCAATCATTCGTGTTGGTGAATGAAACCGGAGAGTACGCAATCAAACGAGTCTGGTTGAAGGGCGAGAAGCAGGGCCAGGCGGAAACCTTCATCGACAATCTGCCGGGCTTTCCTGATGGCATCATGTCGAATGGCCGCGACATGTTCTGGGTGGCGATCGTGAACCGGCGCGATCAGAAGTTGGACTCGCTGCTCGGGCGTCCGTTTATGCGCAAGGTCGTCATGCGTCTGCCCAATTTTCTGCAGCCTAACATCAAACGTTACGGATTCGTGCTCGGGCTCGACCTGAACGGCAAGGTTATTCGCAATCTTCAGGACCCTGCGCCCGAAGGTTTCGCGCAAATCGCGAACGTGCTCGAACACAAGGGCAATCTGTATTTCGGCAGCATTGGCGAGAGCGCGATCGGGCGTTTTCCCCTCAAATAG
- a CDS encoding Gfo/Idh/MocA family oxidoreductase, which yields MSKLKIGFLGAGYIAGVHASILARDERVQIAAVHDVVKSRAKQLASGAGAKVAHSVAEVLALCDTIYITTPNTQHTELAVLAVEERKHVFCEKPMATSIADAQRVLEAAQNGKTVFQVGHNRRFAPVYAELKRMLTETHQPHSAHIKMNRGELQTPEWVGDPKITGGFLYETTIHMFDMMRFLFGEVKTLQAVGSKHKYEETDEFSVLLTFANGMHATLASSADASWLFPFERVEVFCHHATLVTREMESLVWSEGLEGKHSEYSTHQLSKEEKWGYAQENRAFIDSIMNDQPPAVTASDGFKSVELVDGVYQSVKTGNSIVFDAAK from the coding sequence ATGTCGAAACTTAAAATCGGTTTTCTCGGCGCCGGTTACATCGCGGGTGTACACGCGTCGATTCTCGCGCGCGATGAGCGCGTGCAGATTGCCGCGGTCCACGACGTCGTTAAGAGTCGCGCCAAGCAACTCGCGTCGGGAGCCGGAGCGAAGGTCGCGCACAGCGTCGCTGAAGTGCTGGCGCTATGCGACACGATCTACATCACCACTCCCAACACCCAGCACACCGAACTTGCGGTGCTCGCGGTCGAAGAACGCAAGCATGTCTTTTGCGAAAAGCCGATGGCCACGAGCATCGCGGATGCGCAACGCGTCCTGGAGGCCGCGCAAAACGGCAAGACAGTTTTTCAGGTCGGGCACAATCGCCGTTTCGCACCGGTGTACGCTGAACTAAAACGAATGCTGACGGAAACGCATCAGCCCCATTCGGCGCACATCAAGATGAATCGCGGCGAACTGCAAACACCCGAGTGGGTGGGCGATCCGAAAATCACTGGCGGCTTTCTTTACGAGACGACGATTCACATGTTCGACATGATGCGGTTCCTGTTTGGCGAAGTGAAGACATTGCAGGCTGTCGGCTCAAAACACAAGTACGAAGAGACGGACGAGTTCTCTGTGCTGCTTACCTTTGCAAACGGCATGCATGCGACGCTGGCCTCTTCGGCCGACGCGAGCTGGCTGTTTCCCTTTGAGCGCGTTGAAGTTTTCTGTCATCACGCGACCCTCGTGACGCGGGAAATGGAAAGTTTGGTTTGGAGCGAAGGATTGGAAGGAAAGCACTCTGAGTATTCAACGCATCAGCTTTCGAAAGAGGAAAAATGGGGCTATGCGCAGGAGAACCGGGCGTTTATCGATTCGATCATGAACGACCAGCCGCCGGCGGTGACGGCAAGCGATGGATTTAAGTCGGTAGAGTTAGTGGATGGGGTTTACCAGTCCGTGAAAACCGGCAATTCGATCGTGTTCGACGCCGCGAAGTAG
- a CDS encoding sugar phosphate isomerase/epimerase → MKLSLNGATTMKADLATDIRAAAAAGFEFHEIWAAKLRKFLEHKSTKDLKALFDESGIKPLSINSIEHITFRDAAAYARIRAECEELCAIAEAIKCPYVVVVPGKIPAAGLSSYEVIEGSVQVLRELASIGERHGVALAFEFLGQEDCSVKTLDIANEIVEKTNRRNIGLVIDSFHFYTGGSTIRMIDALDAKRLFIFHIDDAEDLPLEQLTDAHRLLPGLGILPLKEIIAAFKRIGYDRNASVEIFRPEYWERDPFELAREAKAAVEKVLAV, encoded by the coding sequence ATGAAACTATCACTCAACGGCGCGACGACGATGAAAGCCGACCTGGCGACCGACATTCGCGCGGCGGCCGCGGCGGGATTCGAGTTCCACGAAATTTGGGCGGCGAAGCTGCGCAAGTTTCTCGAGCACAAATCAACAAAAGACTTGAAGGCGCTGTTCGACGAGAGTGGGATAAAACCGCTCAGTATCAATTCAATCGAACACATCACGTTTCGCGACGCCGCCGCTTATGCGCGCATCAGAGCCGAATGCGAAGAGCTGTGCGCAATCGCCGAGGCGATCAAGTGCCCCTACGTCGTGGTCGTGCCAGGCAAAATTCCGGCGGCCGGATTGAGCAGCTATGAAGTGATCGAAGGATCCGTGCAGGTCCTTAGAGAGCTGGCTTCGATCGGAGAAAGACACGGTGTGGCGCTCGCGTTTGAGTTTCTCGGGCAGGAAGATTGCAGCGTTAAGACGCTCGATATCGCTAACGAAATAGTCGAAAAAACAAATCGGCGCAACATCGGTCTGGTCATCGATAGTTTTCATTTCTACACCGGCGGCTCGACCATTCGCATGATCGATGCGCTGGACGCAAAACGCTTGTTCATCTTTCACATTGACGACGCTGAAGATCTGCCGCTGGAGCAGCTTACCGACGCGCATCGTTTATTGCCGGGCCTGGGGATCTTGCCTTTGAAGGAAATCATCGCCGCCTTCAAACGCATTGGCTACGATCGAAACGCGAGTGTCGAAATCTTTCGGCCGGAATACTGGGAGCGCGATCCGTTTGAGCTGGCGCGCGAGGCGAAAGCGGCGGTTGAGAAAGTGCTGGCAGTATGA
- the ugpC gene encoding sn-glycerol-3-phosphate ABC transporter ATP-binding protein UgpC, whose protein sequence is MGIDLENISKQYGNLSVVDGLTLKIADGEFVVLLGPSGCGKTTTLRMIAGLEQMTSGDILIAGRRVNDLPPQKRDVAMVFQSYALYPHMTVAGNIAYPLRVRKLPAGEIAAQVKQTAALLEIESLLARRPRELSGGERQRVALARAIVRHPKAFLMDEPLSNLDAKLRLQMRGELKRLQHELATTTVYVTHDQAEAMTLGHRVAVMNKGKLQQFDTPLEIYNRPANRFVAEFVGSPSMNLVAGEIDGASRTFRASDGALHLVNIPVVGANGPVTFGMRPENIEVSSTPRDGWSAATVYVTELMGSETFVIVEIGKQKIIARAASDFRAETGSNVWINFDFRKAHWFNSQTGLRL, encoded by the coding sequence ATGGGAATAGACCTCGAAAACATAAGTAAGCAATACGGCAATTTAAGCGTCGTAGACGGGCTCACTCTGAAGATCGCCGATGGCGAGTTCGTGGTGCTGCTCGGTCCGTCGGGTTGCGGTAAGACAACCACCCTGCGCATGATTGCCGGGCTGGAACAAATGACCTCGGGCGACATTTTGATCGCTGGCCGCCGGGTCAACGACCTGCCGCCGCAGAAACGCGACGTGGCCATGGTTTTTCAGAGCTACGCCCTCTATCCGCACATGACTGTCGCGGGGAACATCGCCTACCCGTTGCGCGTGCGCAAGTTGCCGGCCGGGGAAATCGCGGCGCAAGTAAAACAAACGGCGGCGTTGCTGGAGATCGAATCACTGCTGGCGCGCCGGCCGCGTGAACTCTCCGGCGGCGAACGCCAACGTGTCGCGCTGGCGCGCGCAATCGTCCGGCATCCGAAAGCTTTTCTGATGGACGAGCCGCTCTCGAATCTGGACGCGAAGCTGCGGCTGCAAATGCGCGGTGAACTTAAGCGGCTGCAACACGAGTTGGCGACGACGACCGTTTACGTAACGCACGATCAAGCGGAGGCAATGACGCTCGGGCATCGCGTCGCGGTGATGAACAAGGGTAAGCTGCAACAGTTCGACACGCCGCTCGAGATTTATAATCGTCCGGCAAATCGTTTCGTCGCCGAGTTCGTCGGCAGTCCGAGCATGAATCTGGTTGCCGGCGAGATTGATGGCGCATCAAGAACCTTCCGGGCGAGTGATGGCGCACTGCATCTCGTTAACATTCCCGTGGTGGGCGCTAATGGTCCGGTAACTTTCGGCATGCGGCCGGAAAACATTGAAGTCAGCAGCACGCCGCGGGACGGCTGGTCGGCCGCGACCGTTTACGTTACTGAGTTAATGGGGAGCGAGACTTTTGTGATTGTCGAAATTGGGAAGCAGAAAATTATCGCGCGCGCGGCCAGCGATTTTCGCGCGGAAACGGGCAGCAACGTCTGGATCAATTTTGATTTTCGGAAGGCGCACTGGTTCAATTCTCAAACGGGGCTGAGGCTATGA
- a CDS encoding carbohydrate ABC transporter permease: protein MNRRISRTVKYAVLVMALLATLAPVYWMTTISFKREVDQFALPPKWFVFPPTLEHYADAFVNRSFGQYLFNSLFIAVASTICALVIGTLAAYALARFRLPWNLDRKLALWILSTRMFPAIVTAVPLFLIMRALWLVNTRLSLIIVYTSLNLPFVVWMMRGFFAEVPRDLEEAAMVDGDSRMGALWRVVLPLVAPGLAATAVFCLIVSWNEFLFALVLTQTDDAMTLPVGIAGRVTQYGIKWGAMSAAAVVAMIPILVFALSVQRYLVRGLSLGAVKG, encoded by the coding sequence ATGAACCGACGCATTTCACGGACGGTTAAGTACGCTGTGTTAGTCATGGCGCTCCTGGCGACGCTCGCGCCCGTGTATTGGATGACCACCATTTCATTCAAGCGTGAAGTCGATCAGTTTGCGCTGCCGCCGAAATGGTTTGTGTTCCCGCCGACACTCGAGCATTACGCCGACGCATTTGTTAACCGATCATTCGGGCAATATCTCTTCAACAGCTTGTTCATCGCGGTCGCGTCCACGATTTGCGCCCTCGTGATCGGCACTCTGGCGGCCTATGCACTCGCCAGATTTCGACTGCCCTGGAACCTCGATCGCAAGCTGGCGCTCTGGATTCTCTCGACGCGAATGTTTCCCGCGATTGTGACGGCCGTGCCGCTGTTTCTGATCATGCGGGCGCTTTGGCTGGTGAATACACGCTTGTCACTGATCATTGTTTACACCTCCTTAAACCTGCCGTTCGTTGTGTGGATGATGCGCGGATTTTTCGCTGAAGTGCCGCGCGATTTGGAAGAAGCGGCGATGGTCGATGGCGACTCGCGCATGGGAGCGCTTTGGCGGGTCGTTCTGCCGCTGGTCGCGCCGGGCCTGGCCGCAACCGCGGTGTTTTGTCTAATTGTTTCGTGGAACGAGTTTCTGTTCGCGCTGGTGCTGACGCAGACCGACGACGCGATGACTTTACCCGTCGGCATCGCGGGACGCGTGACGCAATACGGAATTAAGTGGGGCGCGATGAGCGCCGCGGCGGTCGTCGCCATGATCCCCATCCTCGTGTTCGCGTTGAGCGTGCAAAGATATCTGGTCAGAGGCCTGTCGCTGGGAGCCGTGAAAGGTTAG
- a CDS encoding sugar ABC transporter permease produces MARLGSERLQGHVTPDRLLAYLLIAPTIAVLLALTIYPLIYSIKVSFQSNSGTATLQNFTRLLTDQFFLSALSHTFVYAAIALTVEFLLGLGLALLLDSQIRARNVWRTLLLVPMMLPPVVVGVVWRLMLNSNFGAVNGTLKSFGVNTDALTWTASPKLAMASVIIADVWQWTPFMFLILLAGLQAIPREPYEAALTDGSSAWQTFQHVTLPLLKPAILIALLLRTMDLLRVFDHIFILTEGGPGLATETLGLYIYRTAFRFSNFGYAAAMSFVLLIITNIISAGYIRLLQTRET; encoded by the coding sequence ATGGCGAGACTGGGTTCTGAACGACTTCAAGGGCACGTCACGCCAGATCGGCTGCTTGCCTACCTGCTGATTGCGCCGACGATTGCGGTGCTCCTCGCGCTCACGATTTATCCGCTCATCTACTCAATCAAAGTCAGTTTCCAATCCAACTCCGGCACGGCGACCCTCCAAAATTTCACGCGGCTGCTCACGGATCAGTTCTTCCTGAGCGCTTTATCACACACGTTCGTCTACGCCGCGATTGCCCTGACTGTCGAATTTCTGCTGGGCCTGGGACTCGCTCTGCTGCTCGATTCACAGATTCGCGCGCGGAATGTTTGGCGGACCTTGCTGCTCGTGCCGATGATGCTGCCGCCGGTTGTGGTCGGTGTTGTGTGGCGCCTGATGCTCAATTCGAATTTCGGGGCCGTCAACGGTACGTTGAAATCGTTTGGAGTAAACACTGATGCGCTGACGTGGACGGCCTCACCCAAGCTGGCGATGGCCTCGGTGATTATTGCCGACGTCTGGCAATGGACGCCGTTCATGTTTTTGATCCTGTTGGCTGGATTGCAAGCCATTCCGCGGGAGCCGTACGAAGCTGCGCTGACCGACGGCTCGAGTGCCTGGCAGACATTTCAACACGTAACGCTGCCGCTGCTGAAGCCGGCGATTCTGATCGCGTTGTTATTGAGGACGATGGACCTGCTGCGCGTCTTCGATCACATCTTTATCCTGACCGAAGGCGGGCCCGGGCTCGCGACTGAAACTCTAGGGCTCTACATTTATCGCACGGCATTTCGCTTTTCGAATTTCGGTTATGCGGCCGCCATGTCATTCGTGCTGCTGATTATCACAAACATCATTAGCGCCGGATACATTCGGTTGCTGCAAACGCGGGAAACATGA
- a CDS encoding ABC transporter substrate-binding protein: MRLVFVIIAVIGLAVSSCQRSGTQDTRTLTLAINSGVEGDALKQAAKDYEQQTGIRINIAEFPYANLFEKELIDLNARTGAYDLIMLDDPWFPKFASLNVLTDLTPLLQKRGKSGPDDDFVATSIALGREPYQTGALYALPYVGNSQLFFYRKDLFQKHNLKEPLTWDDVLAAAKTISENEASGAPGGGKVYGYVMRAAQGNAAVADFMPIFWAFGGEMFDASGQPTVNTPEGIAALKFMIELGKYSPPGYASFNADEVGAHLLQGTAAMSINWPAWISSFSDPSKSKVTGRMEFGQLPAAKSPGRAEIGNWLIAIPRDAKNIEAAMDFLLWATDGAQMKLSAQRGNPPTRKSLFTDPELVAKFPSYPAQLRSLESSRPRPRTPLWNEVENAFGIYLSKANSGELTAEDAMNQANAEIKRIIDRSK, from the coding sequence ATGCGTCTCGTCTTCGTCATCATTGCAGTAATTGGCCTCGCCGTTTCCAGTTGTCAGCGCAGCGGAACGCAGGACACGCGCACGCTGACGCTCGCGATCAATTCCGGCGTCGAGGGCGATGCGCTCAAACAAGCCGCGAAGGACTATGAGCAGCAGACTGGAATTCGCATAAACATCGCTGAATTCCCGTACGCGAACCTCTTCGAGAAGGAGTTGATCGATCTGAACGCGCGCACGGGCGCCTATGATCTGATCATGCTCGACGATCCGTGGTTTCCGAAGTTTGCTTCACTCAACGTTCTCACTGATTTGACGCCGCTGTTGCAAAAGCGCGGTAAGAGCGGACCTGACGACGACTTTGTTGCGACTTCGATTGCGCTCGGTCGCGAGCCTTATCAAACCGGCGCGTTGTATGCGTTGCCGTACGTCGGTAACTCGCAATTGTTTTTCTACCGTAAAGACCTGTTTCAGAAACACAATTTGAAAGAGCCGTTGACGTGGGACGATGTCCTGGCGGCGGCGAAAACGATCAGCGAAAACGAAGCGAGTGGCGCGCCGGGCGGCGGCAAGGTGTACGGCTACGTGATGCGGGCCGCGCAGGGCAACGCGGCAGTCGCGGATTTCATGCCGATTTTCTGGGCCTTCGGCGGCGAAATGTTCGACGCGTCCGGCCAACCCACCGTGAACACTCCGGAAGGAATCGCCGCGCTTAAGTTCATGATTGAGCTCGGCAAGTACTCGCCGCCGGGCTACGCAAGTTTCAATGCTGACGAAGTGGGCGCGCACCTGCTGCAAGGTACTGCCGCGATGTCGATCAACTGGCCGGCGTGGATTAGCTCGTTCAGCGATCCGTCGAAGTCGAAAGTTACGGGCCGGATGGAGTTCGGTCAGTTGCCGGCCGCGAAAAGTCCGGGTCGCGCTGAAATCGGCAACTGGTTGATTGCGATTCCGCGGGATGCGAAGAACATCGAAGCCGCGATGGATTTTCTGTTGTGGGCGACCGACGGCGCACAGATGAAGCTGTCGGCGCAGCGCGGTAATCCGCCGACGCGCAAGTCTCTTTTTACTGATCCTGAGCTGGTTGCAAAGTTTCCCTCCTACCCGGCGCAACTCCGTTCGCTCGAGAGCTCGCGCCCACGTCCGCGCACGCCGCTCTGGAATGAGGTCGAGAATGCGTTTGGCATTTACCTGTCGAAAGCAAACAGCGGCGAGCTGACCGCCGAAGATGCCATGAACCAGGCGAATGCGGAGATCAAGAGAATCATTGATCGCAGCAAGTGA